The DNA segment AAGCTGTTAAAACAAGCCGCGCCGCATCTGCAATCCGGCGGGCTGCTGGTGTACAGCACCTGCAGTCTTGAACCGGAAGAAAACGCGCAAGTCGTCCAACACTTTTTGGCGGCCCATTCCGATTTCACATTGGAACGCGAACGCCAGTTGCTGCCATTTACCGATGGGACCGACGGCGCTTACGTGGCGGTATTGCGCAAAAAGTAACGGGCGCTACCAGCTCTGACACTTCCTCAGAGCGGGACGACTTTCACGTCGTAATCAACTCATCAGAGACGCGGTGGAACGCGCTCCTCTCAGTGACCAGTCAGAACGGTCAGGTTGGCCGCTCCACCATCCCAGGGCGGGTCGGTTTTCGAGTGGCGGATTGGATTTTCTTTGATTCCGCTTGCCGATGAAATTGTGGTCCTTCTATGCTGCACGAATATGCAATCCGTATCCGTCAGGTGCAAACGTCGCGCGTTGCGTGCAACGCGAGGTTCCAGCCGTCAACGTCAAACCGTCCGCTTGTTTTTGCTGGGCTGGTTCGTCCTGGGCGGCTGGCTCGGTGGCGGTTGTGTGGCGCAACAAAAAGGCCCGATCACCGCGCTGGATCGCTACGTGGCCGCGCCGGACTCAAATTACAATTTCTCGCTGGTCAACACCATCCCCGGACAAGGCTGGACGACGTATGTGCTGGAGATGACTTCACAACAGTGGCTGACGACTCAGGAAGTGGATCGGCCGTTGTGGAAGCATTGGTTGATCCTGGTGAAACCAGACACGGTCACCTCGACGAAATCGTTGTTGCTGATCAGCGGCGGCGCGAACGGAGGCGAGCCACCCAAGAAAGCCGCGCCGGAACTGGTGAAGATCGCCATGCTCACCAAGTCCGTGGTGACGGAGTTGAAAATGGTGCCCAACCAACCGCTGGTGTTCGCCGGGGAAACGCAGGGGCGCAAGGAGGATTCCTTGATCGCTTACACGTGGGATAAATTCCTGCGTACCGGCGACGAAAAGTGGCCCGCGCGACTGCCCATGACCAAAGCCGCCGTGCGCGCGATGGACACGGTCACGGCGTTTTGCGGCAGTGCCGCCGGCGGGCAGTTGAAGGTGGATGCATTCTTCGTTTCGGGCGCGTCCAAACGGGGTTGGACCACCTGGACCACGGCGGCGGTGGACCCGCGGGTGATCGGTATTGCACCGGTGGTGATTGACGTCCTGAACGTCGAGGCTTCGATGAAACATCATTACGGTTCGTATGGCTTCTGGGCGCCGGCGGTGGGCAATTACACCGAGTTCAACATTATGGATTGGATGGGCACACCGCAGAATGAAGCCTTGATGCGGATTGAAGACCCATACACCTATCGGGCGCGTTACACGATGCCCAAGTTCATGATCAACGGTTCGGGCGATCAGTTCTTTTTACCGGACTCCTCCAAATTTTATTTCAACGATCTGCCCGGCGTAAAATATCTGCGTTACGTGCCCAACGCGGATCATTCATTGCGCGGTTCGGACGCCTACGCCACGCTGGCGGCCTGTTACGACGCGGTGATTCACCAATATCACCTGCCTGAATTTACCTGGACGCAGGAAGGCGAAGATGCGATCCGGGTGACGGCGAAGGATCGTCCGACCCGCGTGCGACTGTGGCGCGCAACGAATCCCACGGCGCGCGATTTCCGGCTCGAATCCTTCGGGCCAAAATGGGAAAGCCAGACGCTTACTGATCAGGGCGGCGGCGTGTTCGTGGGCAAAGTGGAAAAACCGGCGCAAGGCTGGACGGCTTTCTTTGTGGAACTGACCTTCCCGAGTGAAGGCGAGGAAGCCTTCAAATTCACGACTTCCGTGCGGGTTGTGCCGGATATCGAGCCGTATAAGTTTGTGCCGTCGCTGGATCGGATTAAAAAATAAGCGTCGGCAAATCACCCAACGGCCAGTTTGCGGGGCGGGCTGGCTTCCTTACGCGAACATCAAACGGCAAATGATGATGGCGGCAATCATTCCCACGCCGTCGGCGATCAATCCGGCGGGCACGGCGTGCCGGGTGCGTTTCACGCCCACCGCGCCGAAGTAAACGGCGATCACATAGAACGTGGTTTCCGTGCTGCCGAAAATGGTGCCGGCGGTTCGCGCCAACAAACTGTCGGGACCGAATTCCTTCACGAGGTCGGAGAGCAGTCCCAACGTGCCGCTGCCGCTGAGCGGGCGTACCAGGCACAAGGGCAGCAGCTCGGTCGGGAAGTGGACAAAATCCAATACCGGCTTCAAGGCCAGGGTCAGCATTTCGATGCCGCCCGCCTCGCGGAACATGCCGATGGCGACCAAAATAGCGACCAGATAAGGCATGATCATCACCGAGGTTTTGAAGCCGTCTTTCGCACCTTCGACAAACTCTTCATAGACGTTCACCCCGCGCAACGCCGCGTACAACGGAAAAAACGACAACAACAGCGGAATGGAGAGCAGCGAAATCGCGTTGGTGCTGCGCAGGAAAGAGTTTTGCCCGGCCAGCGATGCCAACGGCGCTTTGCCAAACATTTCTGAAAAGCCCAGGCGCAAAAACGCATAAATAAAAACTCCGGCGAACACCACCAACACCAGCCAACTGAACCAGTTCAACGGCGTGAGTAACTGGTTGCTCAGCACGACCGGCGCGGGCGCAGTACCGGCGGCGGCCTCCGGATTTTGCGTTGGCGTCTCGACCGCCAGCGTGACTTTGGGCAACGGCGGCAACCGGTAGCCGGGCAGTTTTTCCAACAATTTGACCGCGGTGATTCCGGCAACGGTGGAGCAGAACGTGGCCATGATGCTGGAGCTGACAATGGCGAAGGCGTTGGTCGCGTGCGCCACCGCTAGCACGGCGATGGCCGTGGCGGGAATCAATTGAATGGAGCTAGTGTTGATGGCCAGAAAAGTACACATGGCGTTCGAGGCGACACCCGGGCGCCGATTCAGCGTTTCCAGATCCTGCATCGCGCGGATGCCCAAGGGCGTGGCGGCGTTCGAGAGGCCGAGGATGTTGGCGGCCATATTCATCAACATCGAACCCATGGCCGGATGTTCGGGCGGCACGTCGGGAAACAAGCGACGCATGAGCGGCCGTAACAGTCGGGCCAGAACGCTGATCAAACCCGCTTTTTCAGCCAGGCGCATGATGCCGAGCCAGAGCGCCATCACGCCCGCCAAAGGCAGCGCCAATTGCATCACGGCAAATTCAGCACGTTCAAAGGCCGCCTTGCCGACGGCGTCGAGCGTGTCGTGCGTGGCGCCGATCACCACCGCCGCCACCATCAACCCCAGCCAGATGTAGTTGAGCATGACGGCGAGCTTAATGGGCGCAGCGGGGCGGTAAAGTTTTTCATTTCGTGAGACGGCATTTTTCGACAACATCATGGTGTTTATGGGCAAACGCCGTGAGGCGCGCGAACGCGCCGTTCAGTTTCTGTTTCAAAACGATTTAAACCCGCGTGAAGATCTCGAGGCGGCGTTGAATGAATTTTGGGAATCGCAACGCGCCGCCGCGCTGGCCGAGGACAAAGCGGGCAAGGCCACCTGGGGCGAACAAGTGGAGCTGCCGCCGCCCACCGCGGCGGAAGCCGAAACGCGCCTGTTCGCCGAGCCGTTGATTCGCGGCACGCTTGAACATCAGGAGGCGATTGACGAGCAGATCCAAAAGCATCTGAAAAACTGGAATTTCAGCCGCTTGGCGCCGGTGGACCGCAACATTCTGCGTCTGGCGATTTATGAGATGCTGCATCGCCGCGATATTCCGCCGGCGGTCAGCATCAACGAAGCGGTGGACATCGCGAAAAAATTCTCCACCGAGGACAGCGGGAAATTCGTGAACGGCATTCTGGATCGCGTTCGCGCCGAGGTGTTGCGTCCGGCGCACGAGCCGAAATGAGCGTTTACCGAACTTCGATGCCGGAACGGTTGGACGACCAACCGCCGCCGGGCAACCGATTTTCACACTTTAATTTTTGATCGAGATGTACGCGGACCTTCACCTCCATTCGTGTTACTCCGACGGCACTTTTACGCCCGAGGAAATTGTGCGTCGCGCTCAACGTCAGGGGTTGGGGGCCATCGCGCTGACGGATCACGACACGGTGGAGGGTTGCGCCGTCGCGGCGGCTGAATGTGCGGCGGCGGGCATTGAATTTGTCATCGGCACGGAATTAACCGCCGAGCATGCGGATCACGAGCTGCACCTGCTGGCCTATTTCATTGATCCCACCAATCCGGCGTTGCGCGATGAAATCAACAAGTTTCAACAGGTGCGCCAGGAACGGATCCGGAAAATGGTGGCGCACTTGAACGAACTCGGGGTGCCGCTGCCAGTGGAAGAGGTGTTCGCGCTGGCCAATTGCAAATCGCCCGGCCGGCCGCACGTCGCGCGCGCGTTGGTGCAGCGGGAATTTTGTCACACGTTGGACGAAGCGTTCGAGCGCTACCTTAAAAAGGGCCGCCCGGCCTGGGTGCCGAAAGCCAGGATGGACGTGTTGACGGTGATCCAACTGGTCCGACAAGCGGGCGGGCTGGTGGTGCTGGCGCATCCGGGATTGAACAAGGCGGACGAACTCATCCCGGAACTGGTCAGCGCCGGACTGGACGGGATCGAGTGTTTCCACACGAAACATTCCGCCCCCGTCGCCCAACGCTATCTGGGGCTGGCGCAACGGTATCATTTGTTGGTCACCGGCGGTTCGGATTGTCACGGCATGGGCAAACGCAAACCGCTCATTGGCACGGTGCGACTGGCGCGCGCCGATTTTGACCGGTTCAAAGCCGCTGCGGAACAGCGAAAACGGACGCAGCAAACGACGCCCGCTGCTCCGGCGTGAATCCGCTTTCATCTATTACTCATGGGACTTTTCGATAAATTCAAAATTGGTCTGGCCAAAACTCAAGCCAAGTTGGCGCATGAAATCAAACGCATCGTTACGCGTTCGCCGAAACTGACGCCGGAAACTCTGGAAGAATTGGAGCAGGCGCTCATTGCCGCCGATCTGGGCATGGCGATGACCGGCCAGATTCTCACTGCGGTCAAAACGGCTTACGAATCGCAAGGCGGCGCGGGCCTGAATTATCTGGCGGTCGCGCGAACGGAAATTGAAAAGAGCCTGACTTCGGATCGAACCGGTTTGATCAAAGCGCCCGCCGGTCCAACGGTGGTTTCCATCGTCGGAGTGAATGGCACGGGCAAAACCACCACGTCCGCCAAGTTGGCGGCTTTCATCCAGGCGCGGGGACAGGTGGCGTTGCTGGCCGCGTGCGATACGTTTCGTGCCGCCGCGATTGAACAACTGAAGTTGTGGGGACAACGTCTCCGGGTGGAGGTGGTGGCGGGCAATTACGGCGCCGACGCGGCGGCGGTGGCCCACGACGCGGTGAGCGCCGCCCAAGCGCGGCAGGCGGATTATCTGTTCATTGACACGGCGGGGCGCTTGCACACGAAGCACAATCTGATGCAGGAATTGCAAAAGTTGCACCGCGTGATCGGCCGACAGCAAACGGGCGCGCCCCATGAAGTGTTGCTGGTGCTGGATGGCAGCACGGGCATGAACGCGCTGAATCAGGCCCGCGAGTTCAACAAGATCGTGCCGCTGACCGGACTGGTGGTGACCAAGCTCGACGGCACCAGCAAAGGCGGCATGGTCGTGGCCATTCAGAAGGAGTTGGGGCTGCCGATCAAGTTCATCGGGCTGGGGGAGCAAGCTGACGATTTACAGCCCTTCGACGCCAAGGCGTTTGCCGCCGCGCTACTCGGAGAATAAACGGCGCCGTCTGCCGGGCGGGCCAGATTCCAGCGGATCGGAAACGAGCCGGATTTACGCCGTTGGCTTCGGCTCGCGCAAATCGGGCAGCAAGACCGTCAGCAACCCGAGCAGCGGCAAAAACGAGCAGCTCTTCATGACAAACGTGATGCTGGTATGATCCGCCAACCAACCCAGGACGGCGGAGCCGATCCCACCCAATCCGAAGGCGAATCCGAAAAATAAGCCAGCGATCGTGCCCACCTTGCCCGGCAGCAATTCAATCGCATAAACCAGAATGGCCGGAAACGCCGACGCCATGATGAAGCCAATGATCACCGACAATCCCGCCGTCCAAAACAGGTTTGCAAATGGCAGCGCCAAGGCAAACGGCGCCATGCCCAGGATGGAAATCCAAATCACCTGCTTGCGGCCGATGCGGTCGCCCACCGGACCGCCGACGATTGTGCCCGCCGCCACGGCCGCGAGAAAGAGGAACAGATATAATTGCGAAGCGGGCACCGAGACGTGGAACTTTCCAATCATGTAAAACGTGTAGTAGTTCGTCATCGAGGCGAGGTAGAAGAACTTGGAAAACATGAGCGTCAGTAGGATCACCAGACAAAACGCGATTTTGCGGCGCGAGGTGATCAAATGCTGATGGGCGGCTTCGGCTTTTTGCGTCAGACGGTGCGCCAATCGTTCCCGGTACCAGCCGCCCACCCGTCCCAGGAGAATTATCCCCATAAACGGCAACAGCGTGAACCAGAGAATGCGGTGTTGTCCGTAGGGCGCGACGAACCACGCGGCCAGCAGCGGGCCAAAGGAACTGCCCGTGTTGCCGCCGACTTGAAAGAGCGATTGGGCAAACCCGTGGCGGCCGCCGGAAGCCATCCGCGCCACGCGCGATGATTCGGGATGGAAGATGGCCGATCCCATGCCCACCATTCCCGCCGCCAGAATGACAATGTGATAGGAAGGCGCCAACGCCAGCAACACCAGCCCGATCAGCGTAATGCTCATGCCCACGACCAGCGAATAAGGTTTCGGGTGGTGATCGGTATAATAACCCACGAACGGTTGCAGCACGGAGCCAACCATTTGGAAGGTCAGGGTGATCAATCCCACTTGCGTGAAAGTCAGCGCATACGACGTTTTCAACAGCGGATAAAGCGCCGGAATGAGCGCCTGAATCGCGTCGTTCAAGAAATGCGAAAAGCTGAGGGTGAACAGGACCGCCAGTGCGGTCGGCGCCGCGCCGGCCGGAACTCCCGCTGGAGGAGCAGCTTCAACTTTCGCGTTCATTCGAGTTTCGTAACCACCAGCGGCGCCCACGGAGCCGAAGCTGAAGAAAACATCGGGAGAGATTTTCGTTGCGCAGTTCGGTCACCCGCCTCGGGCCCGCTAAAACCAATCCGAGCATACAGCCTTCCGCCAACGGCGCAAGAAAACCGTAAGGCGCGGCCTCCGCGCGGGTTCAGATGTGTTTGCCAAGATGCGAACTTGGTTCTGGCGATTACTTCGTTAGCATTCGCGTCATGCGAATTTTGGGATTGGATCATGGCACGCGCCGCATCGGGGTGGCGTTGAGCGACGAAATGCGCCTGATCGCGCAGCCGCTCGAGTATATCCCGTCCGAACCCTTTGCGGAGTTTGTGGAACGGCTGGGTAAAATTTTGCGCGAGCAAAACGTGGAACTCGTCGTGATTGGTCTGCCGCGCAATATGGATGGCAGTTACGGTCCGGCGGCGGAAAAGGTGCGGGAATTTGTTCAGGCGTTGGCGGCGAAAATCAATGTGCCCATCAAACTGTGGGACGAACGTCTGACCACCGTGCAGGCGCAGCGGGTTTTGATTCAGGGCGGCACCCGCCGACAGCAGCGCAAACAGAAAGTGGATCAAATCGCCGCCGCAATCTTGCTGCAAAGTTACCTGGATAGTTTGCTTTGATCCGATGTCCGCCAAAAATTCCGCTCCGCCAAACAAACCGGTCTCGAAACCCGCCGCCAACGCGGCGCGAACGCTTAAGTTCAAGCTGACGATTGCGTACGACGGCGCCGCGTATCAAGGCTGGCAGGCGCAACGGGTGGGCACGGGAGTGCAGGAACTGGTTGAGGCCGGGCTGGCGAAATTGTTTCCAAGCCGACCGCGATTGATCGGTTCAAGCCGCACCGATACCGGAGTCCACGCGCTCGGGTTGGTGGCACATTTTTCCCTGCCGCGCGCGGAGTTCCGCATGCCGGTGCGCCGGCTGGCATTGGCCATCAACGCCACGTTGCCGGCGGATATTCGCGTGATGCGCGCGGGTCGCGCGGTGGATAATTTCCAGGCGCGTTTCGACGCCACTGGCAAGCAGTATCGCTATCGGGTCTGGAATTCGCCCACGATGAATCCGCTGTTGCGCGCCTACGCCTGGCATGTGCCGCAGCCGCTGGACTTGAGCGCGATGCGCGCCGCCGCCAAACGGCTGGTGGGCCGCCACGACTTCCGTTCGTTCACCGCCAATCGCGGTGTGCCGTTGGCCGATGCGGTGCGGACTTTGCGGCGGTGCGACATCAAACGCAGCGGTGCGCAGCTCACATTTGTAATCGAGGGCGACGGCTTCCTTTACAAGATGTGTCGCGGCATCGTCGGCACGCTGGTGCAAATCGGTTACGGTCGTTTTCCCGCGAGTGAAATCAAAACCATGTTGGCGCGTAAAAGTCGGGATGCGGCGGGAATGAACGCGCCCGCGTGTGGTTTGGTGTTGTGGCGGGTGTTTTATCGGCCGCGCCAATCCCGGTCGCGCCCGACCCAAGATTGATTCCATGCACGTCGTTTTGGTTGAACCCGAAATTCCGCCGAACACCGGCAACGTCGCCCGCTTGTGCGCGGCGACCCGGACGACGTTGCACCTTATCGAACCGTTCGGCTTCAAGCTGGATGACGCGACGTTGAGGCGCGCGGGCATGGATTATTGGCGTCAGGTGAATTGGCGACGTTGGGCGAACTGGTCGGCGTTTGCGACGCAACTTCCAAAGACCAGCCGGTTGTGGTTAATCGAATCGGGCGGCCCGCGAATTTATTCCGAGGTCAGTTTCGCTGCGGATGATTACCTGGTCTTCGGACGCGAAACCGCCGGCTTACCGAAGCCGTTATTGGCGCAACACCAAGACCGCTGGCTGCGCATTCCGATGTTCAATCCCGAGGCGCGCTCGCTGAACCTTTCCAATTGCGTGGCGCTGGTGCTGTTCGAAGCACTCCGTCAGCAGAATTTCTCCGGCGGCCACTAACCGCACAAGTACATCACCAACGGTGCGGCGTGTTTATTTTCGTGTGGGTTGGGGGGCACTGCCATTTTTGCCGGGGTCGCCTGATTTCGATGGCTTCGGACGAGCGGGTTCCGACGTTGGTTGGGATTCGGTTCGCCTTGGCACCGCCAGAAAGCCGATTAAAACCAATCCCAACGCGATTGCGGCCAGACTGACATAAAGAAATTTGGCGTCGGGCCGGAAGTTGAATTCAACCACATGTTCACCGGCGGGCACGGCCACTCCGCGCATCAGATAATTGCACCGCAACAACTCGGCGGCCTGACCATCAATCGTCACCTGCCAGTTCGGATCGTAACGGTCGTTCAGCAGCAGAACATTCAGCGCCGCACTTTTGGTTTTGAGCACGATTTTCTTGGGATGATAGCTGACGTAGTCCACCGTCCCGGCGGGCGCATTGGTGTCCGAACCACCCGGAACGACTTGCGCGGGCAAAACTGTCTGTGTTGGATCGAAGTCGGGACTCGACAGTAACGCAAGCGTCGCCAAGTCATTGGTCGCCACCCCGGCGAACGGGCCGTGCCTCGGCGCGGGGATCGTCTCCAGCCATTGATCCACACGGTTCGAGTTGTAAGCGGGCGTTTCCCAGTGCGCGTACATTTTAGCGCGTGGCAAAGCGCCGGTGAATTCAATGATGGCGTAACGCCCATTTTCATTGGTGCGGATCAGAATCGGTCCTCCGGGGCGATTCTGATAAAAGTCGAACGGCAGGCGCACCTTGAAGCGTTGTTGCGCCGCGTCGAAGCCTTGATTCAACAATCCGACGAGCGGCGCGGCGGCAGCGATGTAGCGGGTGCTGGTCAACTGCCAGCGCTGCGTGACGCGAGCCAGGGAGTTGGTTGTGCCCCAGAAACGAAACGCGGTTTCAAAGACGTCATAATCCAGCGGTCGCCGCGGCATTTGCACGACATTGATGGATTGGATGTTGTAGTAAGGAAAAAGGTGCTGCGTCCATTCGCTGCCATAGACGGATTGGAACATGCTTTCCAGATCCATCAAGCGCGGGTCGAGTTGGAACGCGCGCAGATGGAAGGGGTCAATGTTGCCGACGCGTTGCTCATACGGATATTCGCGAAGCAGATCAAAGACTGGGTTGCGCGCGGCGTCGAGGTAACGGCCGGTCCAATTTTGCGCGATCACCCACGGTCGCGCCTGCCAGCCGAGGTCCACAACGACGAGCAATCCCAAAATAATTGCAGCCGTGCGCTGGCGTTTTCCCGTGAACGCTCCACTTATCAGCAGAGCCAGAAAGGCGACCGAGGCCAGCACGAAAATTACCGTCCAAAAGAACTGCCCCAGGCTGAAGCCAACCGTACGTCCGGCGGCGCTGGCAATCGCGCCTGGTTCCGGATTGCCGCCTTGCGACAAGTCCAAGACGTAAAGATAATCGGTAACGTAAGTTTCAAGCAGGCCACGAAATTTAATCAAGCCCACCCAGGCGAGGCCGGTAAAACCGAGCGTAATGAACAGTCCGGTCACCCATTTCCTGTCAAAGCCGCCCGCCGTTTTCCACCAGCTTTTGAACTGTTCCACCGCCCCCCGAGTCGTGGCGGTGGCACGTTCCAAGTAAAGCGTCGTCAAACCGTGCAGTCCATACGCGAACAGAATAATCAACGCCCATGAGAAGACGTGCAGGAATTTCGCGGGATTGCGAAACATGGAAGCGTAAGGCAACGCGTATAAAAATTGGTAGAACGGCGCAAAACGCCCGAACATGAAGGCCGCGCTGACAATCAATACTGCCAACCAGAACCAGATCATTTTTCGTTGTGGCGCGGAAAAAAACGATTTGTCACCTCGAAATGATTGTGCCACAGCCCAAGCTGCGCCCAGCAGAATCAAGATGCCCGCGTAACCGG comes from the Verrucomicrobiia bacterium genome and includes:
- a CDS encoding PhoPQ-activated pathogenicity-related family protein, encoding MLGWFVLGGWLGGGCVAQQKGPITALDRYVAAPDSNYNFSLVNTIPGQGWTTYVLEMTSQQWLTTQEVDRPLWKHWLILVKPDTVTSTKSLLLISGGANGGEPPKKAAPELVKIAMLTKSVVTELKMVPNQPLVFAGETQGRKEDSLIAYTWDKFLRTGDEKWPARLPMTKAAVRAMDTVTAFCGSAAGGQLKVDAFFVSGASKRGWTTWTTAAVDPRVIGIAPVVIDVLNVEASMKHHYGSYGFWAPAVGNYTEFNIMDWMGTPQNEALMRIEDPYTYRARYTMPKFMINGSGDQFFLPDSSKFYFNDLPGVKYLRYVPNADHSLRGSDAYATLAACYDAVIHQYHLPEFTWTQEGEDAIRVTAKDRPTRVRLWRATNPTARDFRLESFGPKWESQTLTDQGGGVFVGKVEKPAQGWTAFFVELTFPSEGEEAFKFTTSVRVVPDIEPYKFVPSLDRIKK
- a CDS encoding spore maturation protein, whose amino-acid sequence is MMLSKNAVSRNEKLYRPAAPIKLAVMLNYIWLGLMVAAVVIGATHDTLDAVGKAAFERAEFAVMQLALPLAGVMALWLGIMRLAEKAGLISVLARLLRPLMRRLFPDVPPEHPAMGSMLMNMAANILGLSNAATPLGIRAMQDLETLNRRPGVASNAMCTFLAINTSSIQLIPATAIAVLAVAHATNAFAIVSSSIMATFCSTVAGITAVKLLEKLPGYRLPPLPKVTLAVETPTQNPEAAAGTAPAPVVLSNQLLTPLNWFSWLVLVVFAGVFIYAFLRLGFSEMFGKAPLASLAGQNSFLRSTNAISLLSIPLLLSFFPLYAALRGVNVYEEFVEGAKDGFKTSVMIMPYLVAILVAIGMFREAGGIEMLTLALKPVLDFVHFPTELLPLCLVRPLSGSGTLGLLSDLVKEFGPDSLLARTAGTIFGSTETTFYVIAVYFGAVGVKRTRHAVPAGLIADGVGMIAAIIICRLMFA
- the nusB gene encoding transcription antitermination factor NusB, producing the protein MGKRREARERAVQFLFQNDLNPREDLEAALNEFWESQRAAALAEDKAGKATWGEQVELPPPTAAEAETRLFAEPLIRGTLEHQEAIDEQIQKHLKNWNFSRLAPVDRNILRLAIYEMLHRRDIPPAVSINEAVDIAKKFSTEDSGKFVNGILDRVRAEVLRPAHEPK
- a CDS encoding PHP domain-containing protein, translating into MYADLHLHSCYSDGTFTPEEIVRRAQRQGLGAIALTDHDTVEGCAVAAAECAAAGIEFVIGTELTAEHADHELHLLAYFIDPTNPALRDEINKFQQVRQERIRKMVAHLNELGVPLPVEEVFALANCKSPGRPHVARALVQREFCHTLDEAFERYLKKGRPAWVPKARMDVLTVIQLVRQAGGLVVLAHPGLNKADELIPELVSAGLDGIECFHTKHSAPVAQRYLGLAQRYHLLVTGGSDCHGMGKRKPLIGTVRLARADFDRFKAAAEQRKRTQQTTPAAPA
- the ftsY gene encoding signal recognition particle-docking protein FtsY, yielding MGLFDKFKIGLAKTQAKLAHEIKRIVTRSPKLTPETLEELEQALIAADLGMAMTGQILTAVKTAYESQGGAGLNYLAVARTEIEKSLTSDRTGLIKAPAGPTVVSIVGVNGTGKTTTSAKLAAFIQARGQVALLAACDTFRAAAIEQLKLWGQRLRVEVVAGNYGADAAAVAHDAVSAAQARQADYLFIDTAGRLHTKHNLMQELQKLHRVIGRQQTGAPHEVLLVLDGSTGMNALNQAREFNKIVPLTGLVVTKLDGTSKGGMVVAIQKELGLPIKFIGLGEQADDLQPFDAKAFAAALLGE
- a CDS encoding MFS transporter translates to MNAKVEAAPPAGVPAGAAPTALAVLFTLSFSHFLNDAIQALIPALYPLLKTSYALTFTQVGLITLTFQMVGSVLQPFVGYYTDHHPKPYSLVVGMSITLIGLVLLALAPSYHIVILAAGMVGMGSAIFHPESSRVARMASGGRHGFAQSLFQVGGNTGSSFGPLLAAWFVAPYGQHRILWFTLLPFMGIILLGRVGGWYRERLAHRLTQKAEAAHQHLITSRRKIAFCLVILLTLMFSKFFYLASMTNYYTFYMIGKFHVSVPASQLYLFLFLAAVAAGTIVGGPVGDRIGRKQVIWISILGMAPFALALPFANLFWTAGLSVIIGFIMASAFPAILVYAIELLPGKVGTIAGLFFGFAFGLGGIGSAVLGWLADHTSITFVMKSCSFLPLLGLLTVLLPDLREPKPTA
- the ruvX gene encoding Holliday junction resolvase RuvX, yielding MRILGLDHGTRRIGVALSDEMRLIAQPLEYIPSEPFAEFVERLGKILREQNVELVVIGLPRNMDGSYGPAAEKVREFVQALAAKINVPIKLWDERLTTVQAQRVLIQGGTRRQQRKQKVDQIAAAILLQSYLDSLL
- the truA gene encoding tRNA pseudouridine(38-40) synthase TruA; translated protein: MSAKNSAPPNKPVSKPAANAARTLKFKLTIAYDGAAYQGWQAQRVGTGVQELVEAGLAKLFPSRPRLIGSSRTDTGVHALGLVAHFSLPRAEFRMPVRRLALAINATLPADIRVMRAGRAVDNFQARFDATGKQYRYRVWNSPTMNPLLRAYAWHVPQPLDLSAMRAAAKRLVGRHDFRSFTANRGVPLADAVRTLRRCDIKRSGAQLTFVIEGDGFLYKMCRGIVGTLVQIGYGRFPASEIKTMLARKSRDAAGMNAPACGLVLWRVFYRPRQSRSRPTQD
- a CDS encoding tRNA (cytidine(34)-2'-O)-methyltransferase gives rise to the protein MHVVLVEPEIPPNTGNVARLCAATRTTLHLIEPFGFKLDDATLRRAGMDYWRQVNWRRWANWSAFATQLPKTSRLWLIESGGPRIYSEVSFAADDYLVFGRETAGLPKPLLAQHQDRWLRIPMFNPEARSLNLSNCVALVLFEALRQQNFSGGH
- a CDS encoding YfhO family protein → MNSRRDTTAGGWKTLYPLARFNLLLFLVLAVLFSGGWGSGYLVFSNDAPLGALSAEYHDIATSLTGTWADLNWLGLNGGMQSVSITNLLLLLLKPVVFSKVFAPIALLLVGNGARFLFRRLGFSELVGSVAGLAAALNGDFVATACWGVANQPICFALCYFALGILAGSNQRPWARAMLAGLLVGLGVIEASDIGAMFSIFVAAWVVAHALVQEGSWVSKMIQAGWRLLLVAVFAGFIASNAVSSLVATQIQGVVGMAQDEQTRANRWSEATQWSMPKREALDIVAPGFFGFRMDTPANLPQWAQKWFADGSYWGFAGRGSEWDSFLQTDRKGPMPGNFFRYGMGSGYAGILILLGAAWAVAQSFRGDKSFFSAPQRKMIWFWLAVLIVSAAFMFGRFAPFYQFLYALPYASMFRNPAKFLHVFSWALIILFAYGLHGLTTLYLERATATTRGAVEQFKSWWKTAGGFDRKWVTGLFITLGFTGLAWVGLIKFRGLLETYVTDYLYVLDLSQGGNPEPGAIASAAGRTVGFSLGQFFWTVIFVLASVAFLALLISGAFTGKRQRTAAIILGLLVVVDLGWQARPWVIAQNWTGRYLDAARNPVFDLLREYPYEQRVGNIDPFHLRAFQLDPRLMDLESMFQSVYGSEWTQHLFPYYNIQSINVVQMPRRPLDYDVFETAFRFWGTTNSLARVTQRWQLTSTRYIAAAAPLVGLLNQGFDAAQQRFKVRLPFDFYQNRPGGPILIRTNENGRYAIIEFTGALPRAKMYAHWETPAYNSNRVDQWLETIPAPRHGPFAGVATNDLATLALLSSPDFDPTQTVLPAQVVPGGSDTNAPAGTVDYVSYHPKKIVLKTKSAALNVLLLNDRYDPNWQVTIDGQAAELLRCNYLMRGVAVPAGEHVVEFNFRPDAKFLYVSLAAIALGLVLIGFLAVPRRTESQPTSEPARPKPSKSGDPGKNGSAPQPTRK